In Flavobacteriales bacterium, one genomic interval encodes:
- a CDS encoding DUF1801 domain-containing protein, with protein MKPSAKNTDEYLMQLPNDQAKALQKLRKQILAAVPKCEEYFGYGLPGFKYNGHPLVYMGAAKKHCALYASLPKGFDEQLKDFERSKGTVKFTPEKPIPASVVKTIVKAKVSEVEERWGTGIKKNVRTTASGIKSKHSA; from the coding sequence ATGAAACCGTCAGCAAAGAACACGGACGAGTACTTGATGCAATTGCCCAATGATCAAGCGAAAGCCTTGCAGAAACTGCGCAAGCAGATCCTCGCTGCTGTACCGAAGTGCGAAGAGTATTTCGGATACGGTCTTCCTGGCTTTAAGTACAACGGCCATCCTCTGGTTTACATGGGAGCCGCGAAGAAGCATTGCGCGCTGTATGCGAGCCTACCCAAAGGATTCGATGAACAACTGAAGGATTTCGAGCGGAGCAAAGGCACCGTTAAATTCACGCCGGAGAAGCCGATCCCAGCATCGGTGGTAAAAACGATCGTGAAAGCGAAAGTCAGTGAGGTGGAAGAACGTTGGGGGACGGGGATCAAGAAGAATGTTCGTACAACAGCGTCGGGAATTAAGAGCAAGCACTCTGCATAA
- a CDS encoding SRPBCC family protein, with amino-acid sequence MLIYILIGLAVLVVIILIAASAKPDTVCYERSVVISAPPDRILPHITDFHKWSAWSPWEKKDPDMKRKYTGTPSGKGAKYAWIGNGKVGEGSMEVRDVISNAVNIDMRFIKPFKNDCDMWFRCTPEGPGTKVNWSMESRNLFMGKVMSLLINMDKMIGKDFENGLADLKKQAETN; translated from the coding sequence ATGCTCATCTATATCCTCATCGGCCTCGCCGTTCTCGTAGTCATCATCCTCATCGCAGCCAGTGCAAAGCCCGACACTGTGTGCTACGAACGCAGCGTCGTCATAAGCGCGCCGCCCGATCGCATACTTCCACATATTACGGACTTCCACAAATGGAGCGCATGGTCGCCGTGGGAGAAGAAGGACCCTGACATGAAACGCAAGTACACCGGAACTCCAAGTGGCAAGGGCGCGAAGTACGCGTGGATCGGGAATGGAAAAGTCGGAGAAGGGTCCATGGAAGTGCGTGATGTGATCTCGAACGCAGTGAACATCGACATGCGTTTCATTAAGCCATTCAAGAACGATTGTGACATGTGGTTCCGTTGCACTCCTGAAGGCCCGGGCACAAAAGTGAACTGGAGCATGGAGAGCCGCAACCTCTTTATGGGCAAGGTGATGAGCCTCTTGATCAACATGGATAAGATGATCGGTAAGGACTTCGAAAACGGGCTGGCCGATCTGAAGAAGCAAGCTGAAACGAATTGA